GCATCGTCTACCTGGGCGGGCTGACCCCGGTGGACGTACCCGCGGCGGGGCTCTCACCCCATCTGCGGTCCCGCGCCGAAGTCGGGGAGATCTTCCTCAGGGCCCGGGTACCCGCGACCGTGCTGCGCGCAGCGGTCATCATCGGCTCGGGCTCCGCCTCGTTCGAAATGCTGCGCTACCTCACCGAACGACTGCCGGTCATGGTCACCCCGAGCTGGGTGAGCACCCGGATCCAGCCGATCGCCGTCCGGGACGTGCTGCGCTATCTCGTGGGCAGCGCGCGGATGCCGGACGAGACCAACCGCGCGTTCGACATCGGCGGTCCGGACGTCGTCACGTACGAGGAGATGATGCGGAGGTACGCGGCGGTGGCCGCGCTGCCCCGGCGGCTGATCCTGCGGGTGCCGATGCTCACCCCGCGGCTCTCCAGCCACTGGATCGGCCTGGTCACCCCGGTACCGCCGTCACTCGCTCGTCCGCTGGCCGAGTCACTGCGCCATGAGGTCGTCTGCGGTGAGCACGACATCGCTCGATACGTCCCCGATCCGCCCGGCAGCCCGATCGGTTTCGACCGGGCCCTCGCCCTGGCCCTGCGGCGGGTGCGGGAGGCGCAGGTCGCCACCCGCTGGTCGTCCGCCGCGCTGCCGGGCGCCCCGAGCGACCCCCTGCCCACCGACCCCGACTGGGCAGGCGGGAGCCTCTACAGCGACCGCCGCGCGCTCGCCGTCGACGCATCCCCGCAGGCACTGTGGCGGGTCATCGAGGGTATCGGCGGCGACAACGGTTGGTACTCCTTCCCGCTCGCCTGGGCCGTACGCGGCTGGCTGGACCGGCTGGCCGGTGGGGACGGTCTGCGCCGCGGCCGAAGGGACGCGGCGCACCTGCGGGTCGGCGATTCCCTGGACTTCTGGCGGGTCGAGGCGATCGAGCCGGGCCGGCTGCTGCGGCTGCGGGCCGAGATGCGGTTGCCGGGTCTCGCATGGCTCGAAATGTACGCCGAGCCAGAAGACCCGGCGGAGGGGGACGGGGTGGGTGGAACGGACGGGGCCGGCAGGGCCGGGCGGTCACGCTACCGGCAGCGGGCGCTGTTCCACCCGCGCGGTCTGCTCGGGCATATGTACTGGTGGAGCGTTTCCCCGTTCCACGCCGTTGTGTTCGGTGGAATGGCCCGAAACATCGCCAGGGCCGCCGTACGTGCCGACGAATCCGGTACCCGCTTCACGGGCACCGACCAGGAGGTGACTCCATGACCACAGCGGTCGTCCTCTACACCGCCGATCTGCGCCTGCACGACCACCCGCCGATGCGCTCCGCGCTCTCGTCGTGCGACGAGGTGGTGCCGCTGTTCGTGCGTGACCGCGACATCGGGAACCTGCCCTTCAGCGCCCCCAACCGGAGGGCGTTTCTCGCCGACTGCCTCACCGACCTCGATCGCGGGCTGCGCGAGCGCGGCGGACGGCTCGTGGTGCGCTCGGGGGACGTGGCCGAAGAAGTGTGCGCGGTGGCGCGCGAAGCCGGGGCCGATGAGGTGCACATGGCGTCCGGACCCAGTGGATACGCCCACGCCCGCGAGTCCCGGTTGCGCCAGGCCCTGGAGCGGCAGGGGCGGCGGCTGCGCGTCCATGACGCGGTCGTCAGCGCGCTGGGCGCGGGTGCCGTCGCACCGGCGGGATCCGACCACTTCGCCGTCTTCACGCCGTACTTCCGCCGTTGGTCGCAGCAGGACATCCGGGGCACCATCGGCGCGCCCCGGTCGGTGCGGGTGCCCGAAGCCGTGGGCTCGGAGAGCGTTCCCTCGCGTGCGGACGTCACGGGTGTCTCGCCGGGCTTGGCCCGCGGCGGGGAGACGGAGGGGCGCGCACTCCTGAACGCATGGCTGCGGAGTGGGATCTCGCGGTACGCAGCGATCCATGACGACCTCGCCGACGACGCGACCTCGCACCTCTCGCCGCACCTGCACTTCGGCACGCTCTCACCGGCCGAGGTCGTACACCGGGCGCGCTCTGGGGCGGGCGAAGGGGCGGAAGCCTTCGTGCGTCAGGTGTGCTGGCGGGACTTCCACCAACAGGTGCTCGACGCGCGACCACGCACCGCGGCCCATGACTACCGACCCCGGCACGACCGCTGGCGCACCGACGGTCGTGCCGAGGAGGACACGCAGGCCTGGAAGGAGGGGCGTACCGGCTACCCGGTTGTCGACGCGGCCATGCGCCAGCTGTGCCACGAAGGCTGGATGCACAACCGCGGCAGGCTGCTCACCGCGAGCTTTCTCACCAAGACCCTGTACGTGGACTGGCGCGTCGGCGCGGCGCACTTCCTCGACCTGCTCGTCGACGGTGATCTGGCGAACAACCAGCTCAACTGGCAGTGGGTGGCGGGTACCGGCACCGACACTCGCCCCAACAGGGTGCTCAACCCGGTGCGTCAGGCCAGGCGCCATGATCCCGACGGTGCCTATGTGCGTCGCTGGGTGCCCGAACTCGACGGAATCGAAGGGCCTGCCGTGCACGAGCCTTGGAAGCTGCCGGAACGTGAGCGGGCCCGCTATGCGTATCCCGAGCGGATGGTCACCCTGGAGGAGGGACTGGAGCGCTTCCGCCACGGCCGCGGTATCGAATGAGCCCTGAGCCGGGCGTGCGACGCAGTGAACCCACATCAGGCGAATTTGCGTTCGAGGGTGGTGCGCATGATGGGATGAGCTGATGCGACCCCCCACACGCATCACCGCACAGCACCGCAACCCATACGAAGAGCTCGCTCAACTCGCTGATCCGGAGCCCGAGTCGGGTGGGCCCGGCGACTACTCGCCGCGTCGTGGCCCTGCTCTCTCCGCCACACCGGGTATCCGCCCGCACGAGGGCGACGAGGAGGAGTGGACGCCCCCGAACCACCGGGGCCGCAGTCGGCTCGCCGGCCTGCCCGTGGTGTTCAGGCTCGCCGTCGCCGTTGTGGTGGCGAGTACGCTCCTCCTCGCCGGAGACCGGCTGTCGGTGGCGTACGCCGAGGACAAGGCGGCTGAGAAGATCCGGCAGTCGCTCGGCGGGGGTGCCCGGCCCGAGGTCGACATCCAGGGTTTTCCCTTTCTGACCCAGGTTCTGCGTCAGCGGATCGACAGGGCCGACGTGACCGTCCCGGACGTGGCGGCCGACAAGATCTCGATCGCCGAGGTGCACGCCACCGCGGAGGACATCCGTATCGTCGGGGACCTGCCGACCGCGGTCGAAGGCGCGGTGGTCAACCGGATGGACGGCGACGTGCTGCTCTCGTTCGACGATCTGAACCGCGAACTCGGCGCATCACAGGTGAAGTTCACCGAGACCGGATCCGGCGGTATCCGGATCGCCGGATCACTTCCGGTTGCCGGGCGGGAGGTGAGTCTGCGGGCGCGGGCGTACGTCCGGCAGGACGGGGACCGGGCCGTGTCCACCACGGTGAAGGACATGAGCCTCGATGTGCCCGGTCTCTTCACCTACCGCCCGGGCAAGGATCCGGAGCGTTCAGGACTGAGGCTGCACGCCGAGGCGGCGCAGCGCGTCAGCCGGGAGGCCGCCCGAGCCAAGTCCCTGCTGGCACTGCCCGATGTGGTCCGGCGTCTCGGAATCCCGCGGGAGCGGATCGACCGGGCCCTGCGCAGCGAAGCGAAGTTGAGCGAGCTCACCGGCTCGCCCCGGTTCCTGAAGCAGCTGATGAAGGTCAACCTGGTCGATGTGGTCGTCGACCACCCCTGGCTGCTGGAGAAGGTCGGCATCGATCCCGAGCTGATCGGCGGCCTGCTGAAGCTGAAGCCCCCGCAGCTGTCCGAGAGCCTTTCGCTCTCCTTCGAGCTGCCGAAGGTCGCCACCGGCGACATACGCCTTCGCGGCATCGCCGTCGAGCGCAAGGGAATACGAGCCGATCTGACGGGAACCGGGCTGACATTCGGCGGGGAGAAGCAGCCGCGGAAGGCCGAGTCCCGCTGAAGCGCTGCGCGGTGTTCGCCCCGAGGGAGGGCCATCCCACCCGCCGGTGGTGTCCACGTCGGGGCACGGCGGCGGACACCACCCCTCCCGGCCGGGCAAGCCGTCGCGGCCGGGCAAGCCCTCCCACCCGGCGCGCCCGTCGAAGCCGGGCCATGGCCACGGGCAGCCGTGGGCCGTCGTCTGAACAGCCGCGGCCGGGTGGGAGACAGATTCACTCCCATCCGGCCGGAACCGGACGCTCCGTACCACGCTCGGGTCAAGTGACCCGGAGTGGGGTGCGGATGCTTCTCCTGTGCGAGTACTGTGCGCCGCATCTGGCCACGAAGTACAGAAAGTGCGTGGAGAATTGATGAAGGTACCAACCCGTGCTCGGAGGCGCTCGGGCGCTCTCATAGCGGGCACGGCCGCCGGGCTCGTGGGCATGGGTCTGTTCGCGACCCCCGCCACGGCTCACACTCCCGTGTGGACGGTGACCTGCTCCGAGGTCACCGTCGATCTGAAGGCGTACGGGGGCGATGTCACCAACACGGTGACCGTCACGGTGGACGGCAAGGACCTGCTGCCGGCCAAGGAATTCGGCTCGTCCTTCCAGGAGACGCTCGAGCTGCCCGACCACAAGGCCGCGGTCCAGGTGCGCCTCGTCGTCAAGGCGGGCGACGGCGAACGGTTCTCGCATGATGAGACCAAGACCGCACCGGTCTGCGAGTCCGGAACGCCGGAGCCCTCGGACACCCCGGAGGCATCGAAGACGCCCGAGCCGTCCGACGCGCCCGAGCCATCGGGCACCCCGACGAACGAGCCGCCCAGCTCCGCGGCGCCCGTTCCGAAGCCCGGCGAGACGACCCCGGGTGGCCTCGCGGAGACCGGCGGCTCCAGCGCCACCCCCGTGATCGCCGGTGCCGCGACCCTCGCGGTACTCGCCGGTGGCGGCATCCTGGTGGCCACCCGCAAGCGCCGGGCCGGCGCTCGCGACTGATTGACGTTCAAGCCGGTTGAAGCCGCATGTGCCCCGCGCCCCGATCCCAGGGGGCGCGGGGCACTGACGCGTTCACCGTGCCAGTGCCAGCAGTCCGATGCGCTGCCAGTTCAGACGCGGCCGAGCCCGCGGCACACCCGGCCGGGTGCGCGGAACGCGCACCCGCAGGGCGCCCGGCCGGATCGTGCAGCGCACTGGTGACGGCAGGCTGAGCGCCTCACCGTCGACACCCACGTCGATCCGCGGTGTGTCGGCTTCCACGACGACTTCCGGAGCGGTGAGTACCGTCAGGCCGGGGGCCCTCCCACCGCGCAGCAGAACCGCGGCATCGGCTGCGCTGTCCACCTTGACGCACATCAGCCCGAGCGATCCGCCGTCCAGCCGGTCCCGCCTCCCCAGCGCCGCCAGATCGCCCACCCGGTAAGGGTTGTTGCTCACCAGCGCTGCCTGAGGTGCTTCGACCGCGGTCCCCGAGGCCCGGACCGTCAGCCGCGGGCCTGCGCGGTGCGTGAGCACGTCCGGGAACATCTCGAGCGTGGTGCGCACCTTCTCGTTGCGGTAGGCGTCGCTCTGCACCACGGCGGCATACGCGCCGAACGACGCGTTGTTCACGAACACCCGGTCGCCGATGAGGCCCAGGTCCACCCGGAGCTCCACCCCGTCCGTCAAGGCGCTCAGCGCGGCCTCGGGATCGTCACGGTCGAGCCCGAGGTCGAGTGCGAAGTGGTTGCGAGTCCCCGCGGGGACCACCAGGAAGGGAATCCCGTGCTCGGCTGCGATGCCCGCCACCAGAGCCTGGGTGCCGTCACCCCCCGCCACTCCGAGCAGATCCGCCCCATCGGCCACGGCCTGGCGGGCGAGCTCCGCCACGTCGACCTGCCGGCCCGGGTCCAGCAGGGCGATACGGGCACCGGCGGCCTCGGCCTTCTCCTTCAGCCCGAACCGCCCCACCTTGCCACCCCCCGAGCGCGGGTTCATGATCAGGAACGGCCGCCCCGGGCGAGGCGTCGCGGCGACGGGCTGCGCCTTGTGCGCGGTGTCCATGGCGAGAGCCTCCCATCCGGCCGTCGCCGCCAGGGCCCCGAGCGCCAGGCAGATCACCAGCAGCCAGAGCAGCCCTGATGTGACCCCCAGCCAGACGACCGCCACCGGTGCCGCAACGGCCAGCGCCATGGCGCACACACGTACCAGCCCGCGCCGGGTCAGCACCCACCACAGGGCAGCCGCCGTCATCGCCGTGCCCACCACCACGAGGGCCACCAGCGCGATTCCCCGCAGCCCGGCCACCAGGACGAAGAGCACCACCGCCGTGAACGCGGCGATGACCGCGAATCGCGCGGTCCGGCGCTGCAGGCGGACCCAGTCGCTCCCACTCCGGCTCATCGCACCTCCGGTGATCCGTCCGAGCCCCGCGCCCCCGGAACCACTCCAGGCCACCCCGAGCACCTCAAGGACACCCCGAGCGCCTCAAGGACATTGGACTACGGCCCGACCGGCACCGCCTCCCCTGGCGCTCCGCCCCGTCGGCCGGAGAGGCGGTGATCAATGGCGATCATGTGGGGGCACTGGGATCATGGTCGCGTCAGGACACCGGAAGACGGGACCGTACGACGGTGGATGCCATGGCCGAGGACTCCCAGCCGGATCCGGGCGGCGATCCATTGCTGGCCTCGAAGTTCGCGGTACCCGCCGTACCGCCGGGCTTCGTGGCCAGGAAACGCCTCACCGACCGGCTCACTGAAGGGGCCAGGGGCCCGCTGACCGTGATCAGCGGACCGGCCGGGGCGGGAAAGACGACGCTCGCCGCCTCCTGGCAGGGGGCCCAGGGCCCTCCTGGTCCCGTCGTCTGGCTGACGGTCGAGAGCGAGGAGAACGCTCCGGGCGTGTTCTGGGCGTACGTACTCGGGGCGTTCCGCTACCACAAGGTGCCGCTGCCCGACATCGGCACCCCCTCCAGCGCCGACACAGTGGACCGTTCACTGATCGTCCGGCTCGCCTCCGCGCTGACCGAGCTGCCCAGGCCCGTCGTGCTTGTGCTCGACGGCGTCGAACGTGTCGGCGACCGGCAGCTGGCCGCGGACCTCGAATTCGTCCTGGCCCACGCCGGATCCGCACTCAGGCTGGTCCTGGTCGGCCGCGTGGATCCGGCACTGCCGCTGCACCGCTACCGCGCCGAGGGCAGGATCTGCGAGATCCGCCGCTCCGAGCTGGCGTTCACCGCGCGTGAGACGGCGCAGTTGCTGCGGCAGCACGGGCTGACGCCCTCGCCGGAGAGCGTGGGCGTGCTCACCGAGCGCACCGAAGGCTGGGCCGCCGGACTTCGGCTGTGCGCGCTGGCGATGCAGCGAACGGACGACGTCGAGCACTTCGCCCAGTCCTTCGCCGCCTCGCACAACGCAGTCGCCGACTACCTGATGGCCGAGGTCCTGGAAGCCCAGCCCGTCCCCGTGCAAGACCTGCTGACGCGGACCAGCATCCTCGCCCACATCCATCCGGCTCTCGCCGACGCGCTCACGGGACGTGCGGACGGGGCGTCCGTACTCGACGGTCTCGCCCGCGCGAACGCCTTCATGGAACCCATCGGTGACACCTCCTGGTACCGCGGCCATCCGCTGTTCGCCGAGGTGCTCCGCGCGCATCTGCTCAGCCGTGCCCCCGAGCTGGCTCCGGAACTGCACCTGCGTGCGGCGCAGTGGTTCGCCGCCGCCGACCGGTTGCACGACGCGCTCGAACACGCCGCCGCGGCGGGGGAGTGGGGGTACGCCGCAGCCCTCGTGGTGGACGGGCTGGAGATCGGGCGGCTCCTCAGCGGACCGGACAGCCACTGCCTTGAGCGCCTGTTCGAGGCCATGCCGGCCGAGGTGCCCGGAGCCGCACCGGCGCTGGTCGCGTCCGCCACCGCGCTCCTTCGCCATGACGTCGAAGAGAGCCTGAGGCAGCTCGTCCGCGCCGAGGACGCTCTCACGACCGGTGCCGGGCCCGAGGAGCGGGAGACTTCACCCGAACGGCGGCTGACGCAGGCTCTGCTGCGGCTGCTCAGCGGCGGTGGCGGTAGTGCGGGCGGGAGCGGATGCGCGGCCCCGGATGCCGACGGTGACGGTGAGGTGCGCGCCCTGATGGCATTGGTGCCCGAGATCCGGCTGTCGCAGCACCCCGAAGTCGAGGCCCTGTGCCGGTACGGCCGCGCGCAGGCGCTGCTCGCCGCGGGCGACCGTACCGGGGCGCGCGAGGCCTTCACCGCGGCCCTGAAGGGTGCGGACGACGAGCGCACCCGCACGGTGCGCTACCACTGCCTGGGCGCACTCGCCCTGACCGAGGGTGTCGACGGCATGCTGCGCGAGGCCGAGGCGCATGCCCGTGAGGGGCTCCGTACGGCCGATGAAAGCGGGGTCCCCGACGGCCACCGCACCGGCCTCTGCCATCTCGCGCTCGCCGCCGTCGCGTCGGAGCGCGGCGACCTCCTCGCGGCCCAGCACCATATCGACGCGGCGGCGCACTTCCGCAGCCCCGCGCATGACCCGCTGGGTGCCGCCGAAGCCGCCGTGTTGCGCGCCCGCCTCGCACTCGCACAGGGCCGTACCGCGCAGGCACTCGATGCCCTGGACGTACCGAGTCTGTCCACGGCCCGCGACGGCGCCGGTCGCGACGGCGCATCCCGTACCGAGCTCCCGCCCCTCTGCCCCGAGGCCGCGCGCAGGGTGACCATGGCCCGTTGCACCGTGCACCTCGCCCGCGGTGACCCCTCGTCGGCTCTCGCGGCACTGGACGGCGCCGCCGACGGCGACCGCGCCCTGGCATCTGCCGCCGCCCATCTGGCCACCGGCGACACCGCGCACGCCCGGCGACTGCTCGCCCCGCTCGGCAACGGAGCGTCCCCCGGGCCCTCCGACCGGGTACGCGCCCGCCTGCTCCAAGCACATGCCGCGCTGCGCGACGACGCGACCGCGCACGCCTTGGTCTTCCTGGGGCAGGCACTCGACGCCGCCCGCCCCCAGCTGCTTCGTGCCCCGTTCACCGAGAGCGGTCCCTGGCTGAGGCATCTGCTCGCGCGGACCCCGGAACTCCTGGTGGACCACCCCTGGCTGAACGAGCGACCCGACGACGCGGGCGACCGCCCACTGCTGGTCGAACAGCTCAGCGCACGGGAGCGCGAGGTGCTGCGGCATGTGGCGCAGATGATGTCGACTCAGGAGATCGCGGCGGAGCTGTATCTGTCGGTCAACACGGTCAAGACCCATCTGAAGAGCATCTACCGCAAGCTGTCCGTCTCCCGCAGGAGCGACGCCGTACGGCGCGCGCGGGAGGCCGACCTGCTGTGACACGGGGGTGGGGTTCACCTCGCGCGGGTGATGCGATGTCCTCCCGTTGCGAGGCAACATGCCGGCAGAGGTTCCGTGAGGCGCCGTCCGTGAGGTGCCGCGAGTTCCCGAGAGTTCCCGAGAGGTTCGTGAAGCGTCCGTACGAAGAGGCCATGGCCCACGGGGAAGTGTCCCTATGCGATACGAGTTCCGCGTCTCCGGTCATCTGTCCACGGCCGTCGCCGGTGCCTTCCCCGAGCTGGAGGAGACGACGGTGGCCGATGAGACGGTCCTGTACGGACCGGTCACGGACGAGGCACACCTGTACGGGCTGCTCGCCCGTTTCCAGGACCTCGGTCTGCACGTGGTGGAGATGCGCCGGCTGCCGCAGTAAGGGCTGTCCCGTAATCCCCGGCGGGCGCGCGACGACAGCTACGGCACTCCCCCCGGCTTCGCCGGGAGATGCCCCACGCTGCGTTGCCGAATCGCCCGAATACACCCAGTACGAGGGCGACCCTCCGCCTTGCGTTGCGTCCCCTCGGCCTCAAGGGCCGGGGGAGACCCCATACCCCTCGGCCTCAAGGGCCGGGGGAGACCCCATACCCCTCGGCCTCAAGGGCCGGGGGAGACCCCATACCCCTCGGCCTCAAGGGCCGGGGGAGACGCCATACACCTCGGCCCCAAGGGCCGGGGGAGACGCCATACACCTCGGCCCCAAGGGCCGGGGGAGACGCCATACACCTCGGCCCCAAGGGCCGGGGGAGACCCCGTACACCTGACGCCGCGCTCTGATCCACCGCGGACTACGGGACAGCCCTGAGCCGGAACCGCCGGCCCCCTCAGTCCGGGTGGGCTTCCGGTCCCGTCTCCCGCAACCGGAGTCCGCGTCCCCGCGCCGCCTCGAACCAGCGTCCGTAGCGGTCGCTGAGCCATACCGCCGACACCCCGTGGAGCAGCACGCTGAGGGCCACCGTCAGCGCCACCACCTCCAGCAGGGTGCGTGCGGCGGGCACATGCTCCTTCGCGCAGATCAGGCCGAAGACCAGCGAGGGCAGTCCACGGGGCCCGAACCACGCCGCGTACGCCACCGTCGGCAGCCGCAGTCCGCTGCCCACCAGTGCGATGGCCGCCGCCACCGGTCGCACCAGGACGATGCACAGCGCCGCGTACAGAGCGACCCGCCAGGTGAGGTGCTGGAGGGCGGGGCCCAGCATGACCGCGCCGAACACCAGGAAACTCATGGCGGCCAGCAGTGATGCCAGTCCCTCGGTGAAGCGGCCCACCGGATCGGTGCTGTGCGCGCCGGAGCCGGTGCCCTCCCTGGCGCCGGCGCGGCGCAGCAGCGCCGCGAAGGCGAATCCGGCGACCCAGGCCGCGACGAAGCCGCTTCCACCTGTCGCCGCGGCGAGTGTGTAGGAGGCGAGGGCGACCGCCAGTACGACGGCCTGGCTCCACTCCCGGTTCACCCAGTCGGCCACCCAGGCCCGGTGCAGCAGCAGGCCGATCGCGGCGCCGACGGCGAGCCCGAGCGCGCTGCTGAGCACCAGCGACCGCCAGAAGACCCCCACGAGTCCGTGCTCCGAAGAAGCCGTACCTGAGATGGCGGCCAGTACCAGCAGGAAGAGCGGCAGCACCACGCCGTCGTTCAGTCCGGTCTCGACCGTCAGCCCGTGCCGCACCACCGGCGGCACCCGGCGGTCGGCGACCGCGGCCTTGCACACCGGGATGTCGGTGGGTGCGAGGATCACCGCGATCAGCGCGGGCTCCCAGCCTTTCAGCCCTGGCAGCAGCAGTACGGCG
This DNA window, taken from Streptomyces sp. SCSIO 30461, encodes the following:
- a CDS encoding LAETG motif-containing sortase-dependent surface protein, with amino-acid sequence MKVPTRARRRSGALIAGTAAGLVGMGLFATPATAHTPVWTVTCSEVTVDLKAYGGDVTNTVTVTVDGKDLLPAKEFGSSFQETLELPDHKAAVQVRLVVKAGDGERFSHDETKTAPVCESGTPEPSDTPEASKTPEPSDAPEPSGTPTNEPPSSAAPVPKPGETTPGGLAETGGSSATPVIAGAATLAVLAGGGILVATRKRRAGARD
- a CDS encoding deoxyribodipyrimidine photo-lyase; its protein translation is MTTAVVLYTADLRLHDHPPMRSALSSCDEVVPLFVRDRDIGNLPFSAPNRRAFLADCLTDLDRGLRERGGRLVVRSGDVAEEVCAVAREAGADEVHMASGPSGYAHARESRLRQALERQGRRLRVHDAVVSALGAGAVAPAGSDHFAVFTPYFRRWSQQDIRGTIGAPRSVRVPEAVGSESVPSRADVTGVSPGLARGGETEGRALLNAWLRSGISRYAAIHDDLADDATSHLSPHLHFGTLSPAEVVHRARSGAGEGAEAFVRQVCWRDFHQQVLDARPRTAAHDYRPRHDRWRTDGRAEEDTQAWKEGRTGYPVVDAAMRQLCHEGWMHNRGRLLTASFLTKTLYVDWRVGAAHFLDLLVDGDLANNQLNWQWVAGTGTDTRPNRVLNPVRQARRHDPDGAYVRRWVPELDGIEGPAVHEPWKLPERERARYAYPERMVTLEEGLERFRHGRGIE
- a CDS encoding DUF2993 domain-containing protein codes for the protein MRPPTRITAQHRNPYEELAQLADPEPESGGPGDYSPRRGPALSATPGIRPHEGDEEEWTPPNHRGRSRLAGLPVVFRLAVAVVVASTLLLAGDRLSVAYAEDKAAEKIRQSLGGGARPEVDIQGFPFLTQVLRQRIDRADVTVPDVAADKISIAEVHATAEDIRIVGDLPTAVEGAVVNRMDGDVLLSFDDLNRELGASQVKFTETGSGGIRIAGSLPVAGREVSLRARAYVRQDGDRAVSTTVKDMSLDVPGLFTYRPGKDPERSGLRLHAEAAQRVSREAARAKSLLALPDVVRRLGIPRERIDRALRSEAKLSELTGSPRFLKQLMKVNLVDVVVDHPWLLEKVGIDPELIGGLLKLKPPQLSESLSLSFELPKVATGDIRLRGIAVERKGIRADLTGTGLTFGGEKQPRKAESR
- a CDS encoding cation:proton antiporter produces the protein MSGGGAWTGVALAAVTAGYALASKRLARASVTAPIVFTACGVFIGPVGLGILDPKRDAGAILLLVEIALTLVLFTDSYELRGRDLHLGRLLSARLVTVGLLLTIGAGWLLAVLLLPGLKGWEPALIAVILAPTDIPVCKAAVADRRVPPVVRHGLTVETGLNDGVVLPLFLLVLAAISGTASSEHGLVGVFWRSLVLSSALGLAVGAAIGLLLHRAWVADWVNREWSQAVVLAVALASYTLAAATGGSGFVAAWVAGFAFAALLRRAGAREGTGSGAHSTDPVGRFTEGLASLLAAMSFLVFGAVMLGPALQHLTWRVALYAALCIVLVRPVAAAIALVGSGLRLPTVAYAAWFGPRGLPSLVFGLICAKEHVPAARTLLEVVALTVALSVLLHGVSAVWLSDRYGRWFEAARGRGLRLRETGPEAHPD
- a CDS encoding SDR family oxidoreductase; this encodes MNSREEHLDERSPRCLVTGATGYIGGRLVPELLAAGYRVRCMARSPDKLRDHRWAGSVEVVRGDVTDADAVGRALDSVDVAYYLVHALRTGRGFEETDREAATLFAERAAAAGVRRIVYLGGLTPVDVPAAGLSPHLRSRAEVGEIFLRARVPATVLRAAVIIGSGSASFEMLRYLTERLPVMVTPSWVSTRIQPIAVRDVLRYLVGSARMPDETNRAFDIGGPDVVTYEEMMRRYAAVAALPRRLILRVPMLTPRLSSHWIGLVTPVPPSLARPLAESLRHEVVCGEHDIARYVPDPPGSPIGFDRALALALRRVREAQVATRWSSAALPGAPSDPLPTDPDWAGGSLYSDRRALAVDASPQALWRVIEGIGGDNGWYSFPLAWAVRGWLDRLAGGDGLRRGRRDAAHLRVGDSLDFWRVEAIEPGRLLRLRAEMRLPGLAWLEMYAEPEDPAEGDGVGGTDGAGRAGRSRYRQRALFHPRGLLGHMYWWSVSPFHAVVFGGMARNIARAAVRADESGTRFTGTDQEVTP
- a CDS encoding diacylglycerol kinase family protein, with the translated sequence MSRSGSDWVRLQRRTARFAVIAAFTAVVLFVLVAGLRGIALVALVVVGTAMTAAALWWVLTRRGLVRVCAMALAVAAPVAVVWLGVTSGLLWLLVICLALGALAATAGWEALAMDTAHKAQPVAATPRPGRPFLIMNPRSGGGKVGRFGLKEKAEAAGARIALLDPGRQVDVAELARQAVADGADLLGVAGGDGTQALVAGIAAEHGIPFLVVPAGTRNHFALDLGLDRDDPEAALSALTDGVELRVDLGLIGDRVFVNNASFGAYAAVVQSDAYRNEKVRTTLEMFPDVLTHRAGPRLTVRASGTAVEAPQAALVSNNPYRVGDLAALGRRDRLDGGSLGLMCVKVDSAADAAVLLRGGRAPGLTVLTAPEVVVEADTPRIDVGVDGEALSLPSPVRCTIRPGALRVRVPRTRPGVPRARPRLNWQRIGLLALAR
- a CDS encoding LuxR C-terminal-related transcriptional regulator, with product MAEDSQPDPGGDPLLASKFAVPAVPPGFVARKRLTDRLTEGARGPLTVISGPAGAGKTTLAASWQGAQGPPGPVVWLTVESEENAPGVFWAYVLGAFRYHKVPLPDIGTPSSADTVDRSLIVRLASALTELPRPVVLVLDGVERVGDRQLAADLEFVLAHAGSALRLVLVGRVDPALPLHRYRAEGRICEIRRSELAFTARETAQLLRQHGLTPSPESVGVLTERTEGWAAGLRLCALAMQRTDDVEHFAQSFAASHNAVADYLMAEVLEAQPVPVQDLLTRTSILAHIHPALADALTGRADGASVLDGLARANAFMEPIGDTSWYRGHPLFAEVLRAHLLSRAPELAPELHLRAAQWFAAADRLHDALEHAAAAGEWGYAAALVVDGLEIGRLLSGPDSHCLERLFEAMPAEVPGAAPALVASATALLRHDVEESLRQLVRAEDALTTGAGPEERETSPERRLTQALLRLLSGGGGSAGGSGCAAPDADGDGEVRALMALVPEIRLSQHPEVEALCRYGRAQALLAAGDRTGAREAFTAALKGADDERTRTVRYHCLGALALTEGVDGMLREAEAHAREGLRTADESGVPDGHRTGLCHLALAAVASERGDLLAAQHHIDAAAHFRSPAHDPLGAAEAAVLRARLALAQGRTAQALDALDVPSLSTARDGAGRDGASRTELPPLCPEAARRVTMARCTVHLARGDPSSALAALDGAADGDRALASAAAHLATGDTAHARRLLAPLGNGASPGPSDRVRARLLQAHAALRDDATAHALVFLGQALDAARPQLLRAPFTESGPWLRHLLARTPELLVDHPWLNERPDDAGDRPLLVEQLSAREREVLRHVAQMMSTQEIAAELYLSVNTVKTHLKSIYRKLSVSRRSDAVRRAREADLL